The Variovorax sp. S12S4 genome includes the window GCCTTTGTCGCGGCATCCACCGATTCACATGAAGACTGCTTCCCTCATTTTCCTGGCTGGTTCATTGTTGGCCCTCGCCCTGCCGGCGTCGGCCCAGGAGCGCGTGTGGCGCTGCGGCAATGAATACACCAACAACTCGACCATTGCGCAGCAGAAAGGCTGCAAGGTCATGGAAGGCGGCAACGTCACCGTCGTGCAGGGCTCCGGCATGCCGGCCCCGGCCGCCAGGTCGTCGGGCGGCGGCGGTGGCTCTTCCGCCGCGCGTGCGCCGGCAGGCAGTCCGCGCGTGGAAGGCGTCGACCAGCGCGCCCGCGACGGCGAGGCCCGTTCGGTGCTCGAAGCCGAGCTCAAGAAGGCCGAAGCTCGCCAGGCCGAGCTTCAAAAGGAATACAACAACGGCGAGCCCGAGAAGCAGGGCAGCGAAGGCCGCAACTACCAGAAGTACCTCGACCGGGTGGCTGAAATGAAGGCCGAACTCGCGCGCAACGAGAGCGACATTGCAGGCATTCGCCGCGAACTCGGCCGCCTGCCGGCCAAGCAGCAGTAAGCATCAGGACATTCAATGGCATTTGGGAAGAAGGCGGCCGGCGCCAATCCGCGCTTTCAGTCCTTCGACCTGCTGTCCACGCTCATTGCAGTGGTCAGCACCAACGGTTCGGTGCTGTTTGCCAACGCAGCCCTGGAGGACGCGCTGGGCACTTCGCGCCGCACGCTCGAAGGCTCTCAGTTCGGGGCCTGCTTTCATGAGCCGCACGTGCTGCGCACCGCCATCGACGGCGCTCGCAGCAACGACTTTGCCACCCTGCGCTACGAAGCCTTCCTGCGCCGCGTCAATCATGAATTGATGCCGGTGCAGGTCACGCTGGCGCAGGGCGACAAGTCGGGCGAGCTCATCATCGAGATGTCGCCGCTGGAGCAGCAGGTGCGGCAGGACCGCGAAGAGCGCTTGCTCGACCAGGCGCAGGCCAACAAGGAACTCATCCGCAATCTCGCGCATGAAATCAAGAACCCGCTGGGCGGCATTCGCGGCGCGGCGCAGTTGCTGCAGATGGAAGTCGAGTCGCGCGACCTCATCGAGTACACGCAAGTCATCATCCATGAAGCCGACCGGCTGCAAACGCTGGTCGACCGCCTGCTGGCCCCGCACCGTCGCCCGCACGTGGTGGGCGACGTCAACATCCACGAGGTGTGCGAGCGCGTGCGCTCGGTCATCCTCGCGGAGTTTCCGCGCGACCTGCACATCGAGCGTGACTTCGACGTCTCGATTCCCGAGTTTCGCGGCGACCGCGAACAACTCATCCAGGCCACGCTCAACATCGTGCACAACGCGGCGCAGGCCCTTGCCGAGCGCCGTGCGGCCGGTGACGCGCAGATCACTTTCAAGACGCGCATCGCCCGCCAGGTCATATTCAACAAGCAGTGGTATCGATTGGCACTGGAATTGCATGTCATCGACAACGGACCGGGTGTGCCGGACACGATCAAGGACCGCATCTTCTATCCGCTCGTATCGGGAAGAGAAGGCGGGACAGGGCTTGGATTGACGCTCGCACAAACTTTTGTGCAACAGCATCACGGCGTGATCGAGTGCGACAGTGTCCCGGGCCGAACCGATTTCAAGATATTGATTCCGCTGCCCTAGCAGCCACGGCAACAAGGAGATGCATGAAGCCGATCTGGATAGTTGATGACGACCAATCGATCCGCTTCGTGCTGGAGAAGGCCTTGTTGCGCGAAGACCTGCCCACGCGCAGCTTCACCAACACGCGCGAGGTGCTGGCCGCCCTCGAACTTGCCGCCGACGACGAGCAGCAGGGCCCCCAGGTCCTGGTGAGCGACATCCGCATGCCCGGCGGCTCCGGGCTCGACCTGCTCGACAAGATCAAGGCCAAGCACCCCGGCCTGCCCGTCATCATCATGACGGCGTTCTCCGACCTCGACAGCGCCGTTTCGGCGTTCCAGGGTGGCGCCTTCGAATACCTGCCCAAGCCTTTCGACCTGCCGCGCGCCGTCGAGCTCATCCGCCGTGCCGTCGACGAAAGCCAGCGCGAGGAAGTGGCCGAAGAACGCATGGTGGCCGCGCCCGAAATGCTGGGCCAGGCGCCCGCCATGCAGGACGTGTTCCGCGCCATCGGCCGGCTTTCGCAGAGCAACGTCACGGTGCTCATCACCGGCGAATCGGGTTCGGGCAAGGAACTGGTCGCGCGTGCGCTGCACAAGCATTCGCCGCGCGCCAACGGCCCCTTCGTGGCCATCAACACCGCGGCCATTCCCAAGGACCTGCTCGAGAGCGAACTCTTCGGCCACGAGCGCGGCGCCTTCACCGGCGCGCAAACCATGCGCCGCGGCCGCTTCGAACAGGCCGAGGGCGGCACGCTCTTTCTCGACGAAATCGGCGACATGCCTTTCGACCTGCAGACGCGCCTGCTGCGCGTGCTGAGCGACGGACACTTCTACCGCGTGGGCGGCCACAACTCGGTCAAGGCCAACGTGCGCGTGATCGCGGCCACCCACCAGGACCTGGAGCAGCGCGTCAAGCTGGGCGGCTTCCGCGAAGACTTGTTCCACCGCCTCAACGTGATTCGCCTGCGCCTGCCCGCGCTGCGCGAACGCGGCGAAGACGTGCCCGCACTCACGCGGCACTTCCTGCAGGTGAGTGCGCGCCAGCTCGGCGTCGAGCCCAAGCGCATCTCCGACGCCGCATTGGCCAAGCTCGCCGCCTTCAGCTTCCCGGGCAACGTACGCCAGCTCGAGAACATCTGCCACTGGCTCACCGTGATGGCGCCGGCCCAGCTCATCGAAGCCAAGGACCTGCCGCCCGAAGTCATGGCCGCTGGAACCGGCGCGGAAGCGCACGCCGGTGAAGCTGCCGTTGCTGCAACCCAGACCGCCGTGCAGCCCGCACCGCTGCTGTCACCCAGCCCCGAGCGCGAATTCGCTACGCCAAGCGCCGCGCCCGAAGCCGCTGAAGGCCTGGTGGGCGCCAGCAGCTGGGAGAGCGGCCTCGAGGTCGAGGCGCAGGCGCTGCTGGCCGCCGGCCGCACCGATGTCTGGGATGTACTGTCGCGCCGCTTCGAATCGCGGCTCATCCTCACCGCGCTGGCCAACACCCGCGGCCGCCGCATCGAAGCCGCTCAGAAACTGGGCATCGGCCGCAACACCATCACCCGGAAAATCCAGGAACTGGGCATCGAGTAGCTCGGCCCTGCCGGGCCTTGGCTAACGGCTTCGCTGACCCAGGGTCAGCGAGTCGAGCTGGAAGTTTTCGCTCTTGTCCCAGAGCCAGGTGTCCACATAGGTGTGGCCGCCCAGGCGCCCGGGGCTCGGCAGGGGTGATGCCGCCTTGATCAGAGCCGCGATCTTGCCCGGCACTTCGGGTGCATGGCTCGGCACGCGGCTGAACGTCACGTTCGTGACGTTGCCATTGGCATCGAGCTCCGTCTCGACCACCACCACCGCATACACCAGCGGCGGAATCTTCCCCTTGTAGATGCGCTGCGCGTAGGTCTTGTAGATCTGCCGCGCGCCGGTCTTGCGGTAGGCCCGCACGGCCGGCGTTTGCGCCGTGATCAGGCGCACGGTCGGCACGTCGGTCTTTGCGCCTGCCACTTCATCGGGCGCGGAGGCGGCGGACTTGTCATCGCCCGTTTTGTCCGCCGGCTTCAAGGCCGAGCAGGCTACCAGGGCGAGTGCGGCTGCGACGGTTGCCAGAGTGCGAAGAGTCATTTTCATCAGGTACCTTGGTCGAGATCGAGCACCACCGGTGCATGGTCGCTTGGCTTTTCCCACTTGCGCGGCACGCGGTCGATGATGCAACCCTTAACGCGCGGCACCAGCGGTTCGCTCACAAGAATGTGGTCGATGCGCAGCCCGCGGTTCTTTTGATAGCCGAGCATCCGGTAGTCCCACCACGAATAGCTCTTCTCGGGCTGCTCGAAGAGGCGGAAGCTGTCCACCAGCCCAAGCTGCAGCAGCGCCTTGAACTGCTCGCGCTCCTCCGTCGTGTGATGGATGGTTTCCGCCAGCCCCACCGGGTCGTAGCTGTCCCGGTCTTCGGGTGTGATGTTGAAGTCGCCGAGCAGCACCAGGTTCGGATGCGCCGCCATTTCGGCCCGCAGCCATTCGCGCAGGGCGCGCAGCCAGCCCATCTTGTATTCGAACTTGTCGGTGCCCGGCGCCTGGCCGTTGACGAAGTAGCCGTTCACCACGCGCAGCGGGCCGGCCGCCGTGTCGATGGTGGCGGCGATCACCCGCGACTGGTCGTCGGTAAAGCCTCCGATGTTCT containing:
- the glnL gene encoding nitrogen regulation protein NR(II), encoding MAFGKKAAGANPRFQSFDLLSTLIAVVSTNGSVLFANAALEDALGTSRRTLEGSQFGACFHEPHVLRTAIDGARSNDFATLRYEAFLRRVNHELMPVQVTLAQGDKSGELIIEMSPLEQQVRQDREERLLDQAQANKELIRNLAHEIKNPLGGIRGAAQLLQMEVESRDLIEYTQVIIHEADRLQTLVDRLLAPHRRPHVVGDVNIHEVCERVRSVILAEFPRDLHIERDFDVSIPEFRGDREQLIQATLNIVHNAAQALAERRAAGDAQITFKTRIARQVIFNKQWYRLALELHVIDNGPGVPDTIKDRIFYPLVSGREGGTGLGLTLAQTFVQQHHGVIECDSVPGRTDFKILIPLP
- the ntrC gene encoding nitrogen regulation protein NR(I), producing MKPIWIVDDDQSIRFVLEKALLREDLPTRSFTNTREVLAALELAADDEQQGPQVLVSDIRMPGGSGLDLLDKIKAKHPGLPVIIMTAFSDLDSAVSAFQGGAFEYLPKPFDLPRAVELIRRAVDESQREEVAEERMVAAPEMLGQAPAMQDVFRAIGRLSQSNVTVLITGESGSGKELVARALHKHSPRANGPFVAINTAAIPKDLLESELFGHERGAFTGAQTMRRGRFEQAEGGTLFLDEIGDMPFDLQTRLLRVLSDGHFYRVGGHNSVKANVRVIAATHQDLEQRVKLGGFREDLFHRLNVIRLRLPALRERGEDVPALTRHFLQVSARQLGVEPKRISDAALAKLAAFSFPGNVRQLENICHWLTVMAPAQLIEAKDLPPEVMAAGTGAEAHAGEAAVAATQTAVQPAPLLSPSPEREFATPSAAPEAAEGLVGASSWESGLEVEAQALLAAGRTDVWDVLSRRFESRLILTALANTRGRRIEAAQKLGIGRNTITRKIQELGIE
- the xth gene encoding exodeoxyribonuclease III, giving the protein MKIATWNVNSLTARLQHVLDWLIANPVDVLCLQELKMSDDKFPLEVLKSAGYECAVFGQKTYNGVAILSLAPMRDVAKNIGGFTDDQSRVIAATIDTAAGPLRVVNGYFVNGQAPGTDKFEYKMGWLRALREWLRAEMAAHPNLVLLGDFNITPEDRDSYDPVGLAETIHHTTEEREQFKALLQLGLVDSFRLFEQPEKSYSWWDYRMLGYQKNRGLRIDHILVSEPLVPRVKGCIIDRVPRKWEKPSDHAPVVLDLDQGT